A single region of the Sciurus carolinensis chromosome 16, mSciCar1.2, whole genome shotgun sequence genome encodes:
- the Irx5 gene encoding iroquois-class homeodomain protein IRX-5, whose amino-acid sequence MSYPQGYLYQPSASLALYSCPAYSTSVISGPRTDELGRSSSGSAFSPYAGSTAFTAPSPGYNSHLQYGADPAAAAAAAFSSYVGSPYDHTPGMAGSLGYHPYAAPLGSYPYGDPAYRKNATRDATATLKAWLNEHRKNPYPTKGEKIMLAIITKMTLTQVSTWFANARRRLKKENKMTWTPRNRSEDEEEEENIDLEKNDEDEPQKPEDKGDPEGPEAGAEQKAASGCERLQGPPTPAGKETEGSLSDSDFKEPPSEGRHDTLPGPPRAGGPSPAGPAAARLAEDPAPHYPAGAPPPGSHPSAGELPPGPGGPSVIHSPPPPPPPAVLAKPKLWSLAEIATSSDKVKDGGGGSDGSPCPPCPGPVAGQTLGGSRASPAPAPSRSPSAQCPFPGGTVLSRPLYYAAPFYPGYTNYGSFGHLHGHPGPGPGPTTGPGSHFNGLNQTVLNRADALAKDPKMLRSQSQLDLCKDSPYELKKGMSDI is encoded by the exons ATGTCCTACCCGCAGGGCTACTTGTACCAGCCGTCCGCCTCGCTGGCGCTCTACTCGTGCCCCGCGTACAGCACCAGCGTCATTTCGGGGCCCCGCACGGATGAGCTCGGCCGCTCGTCTTCGGGTTCTGCGTTCTCGCCCTACGCTGGCTCCACTGCCTTCACGGCGCCCTCGCCGGGCTACAACTCGCACCTCCAATACGGCGCCGACcccgcggccgccgccgccgccgccttcTCCTCCTACGTG GGCTCTCCCTACGACCACACACCCGGCATGGCGGGCTCCTTGGGGTACCACCCTTACGCTGCGCCCTTGGGCTCCTACCCGTACGGGGACCCTGCATACCGGAAGAACGCCACAAGGGACGCCACAGCCACACTCAAGGCCTGGCTCAACGAGCACCGCAAGAACCCCTATCCCACCAAGGGCGAGAAGATCATGCTGGCCATCATCACCAAGATGACCCTCACCCAGGTGTCCACCTGGTTCGCCAACGCGCGCCGGCGCCTCAAGAAGGAGAACAAGATGACGTGGACTCCTCGAAACCGCAGTGAGgacgaagaggaggaggagaacattGATCTGGAGAAGAATGACGAGGACGAGCCCCAGAAGCCCGAGGACAAGGGCGACCCCGAAGGCCCCGAAGCAG GAGCAGAGCAGAAGGCGGCTTCGGGCTGTGAACGGCTGCAGGGGCCGCCCACCCCCGCCGGCAAGGAGACCGAAGGCAGCCTCAGCGACTCGGATTTTAAGGAGCCGCCCTCGGAGGGCCGCCACGACACGCTGCCCGGGCCCCCCCGCGCCGGCGGGCCCTCCCCAGCTGGGCCAGCGGCGGCGCGGCTAGCGGAGGACCCGGCTCCTCACTACCCCGCGGGCGCGCCGCCGCCCGGCTCGCACCCATCCGCGGGAGAGCTGCCCCCGGGTCCCGGCGGGCCCTCGGTGATCcactcgccgccgccgccgccgccgccagcgGTGCTCGCCAAGCCCAAACTGTGGTCTTTGGCAGAGATCGCCACATCCTCGGACAAGGTCAAGGACGGGGGCGGCGGGAGCGACGGCTCTCCGTGCCCACCGTGCCCCGGGCCCGTAGCCGGGCAAACCCTGGGAGGCAGCCGCGCGTCGCCGGCCCCGGCGCCGTCGCGCTCGCCCTCCGCGCAGTGTCCTTTTCCGGGCGGGACGGTGCTGTCCCGGCCTCTCTACTACGCCGCGCCCTTCTATCCCGGCTACACGAACTATGGCTCCTTCGGACACCTTCACGGCCACCCGGGGCCCGGGCCGGGACCCACAACCGGTCCGGGCTCTCATTTCAATGGATTAAACCAGACCGTGTTGAACCGTGCGGACGCTTTGGCTAAAGACCCGAAAATGTTGCGAAGCCAGTCTCAGCTAGACCTGTGCAAAGACTCTCCCTATGAATTGAAGAAAGGTATGTCCGACATTTAA